From the Selenomonas sp. oral taxon 920 genome, the window CATTCACCGTCTCGTCGATGAGGCGGTCGGCAAGCCGGAGCCCATCCAGCTGCCGAAGCGCGCTGTCACGAAGACACTGGCAGAGAAGCTGCCCATCCTGCAGCAGGAGACCTATCGCCGCCGCATGGTGCGTGCGGTCTACCTTATGCAGGAGGCAGTGTTCGCCCGCATCGCGGAGGCGGATGTTCCGCCGCTCATGCAGGAATCGGCACGTGAGTATCTCGCCGTGCTGAAGAAACTGCGCAAGGCGGCAAAGGAAGAGTTCATCATCGCTGTACTCACGCAGGATAAGGAGGCATTTGCGGCATTGTGCGAACAGCACGTGCTCAACGAGGGCTTTCTGCGCAGTACGATCTGGCGTATGATTGCGGCACTTGTACCCGCAGAGCTGAAGGATCCGGACGGGTGGAATCCCGATCGGGACAAACCGCGTTTCCGTGAGAACTTCTGCCCCGTCTGTGGACGGCGGCCTGTGATCGCAGATCTTCGCAAGCACCGCCAAGGGCGCACGCGCGATCTCGTCTGCGGCGGCTGCGGCACGCGTTGGCTCTATGCCCGCATTGGCTGCGTCTACTGCGGCAATACGGATCTGGAGAAGATGCATATGCTCGAACCGACGGACAGCGATCTGATGCGTCTTGATATTTGTGACGAATGCAACAGCTATATCAAGACCTATCGCGGTCCCGTGGACGGCAGCGATGCCGACGCGATCTATCGTCAGGACTGGGCGAGCGTCCACCTTGATCTCCTCGCCGAGGAGAAGGGACTTCATAAAAAGGGCAACCCGATACTGGAATAAACAGGTACTAAGATAAGGAGAGGAGCGAACGTCA encodes:
- a CDS encoding formate dehydrogenase accessory protein FdhE, with protein sequence MKPKKTDPMKRFLKKYPFLAEAERIHRLVDEAVGKPEPIQLPKRAVTKTLAEKLPILQQETYRRRMVRAVYLMQEAVFARIAEADVPPLMQESAREYLAVLKKLRKAAKEEFIIAVLTQDKEAFAALCEQHVLNEGFLRSTIWRMIAALVPAELKDPDGWNPDRDKPRFRENFCPVCGRRPVIADLRKHRQGRTRDLVCGGCGTRWLYARIGCVYCGNTDLEKMHMLEPTDSDLMRLDICDECNSYIKTYRGPVDGSDADAIYRQDWASVHLDLLAEEKGLHKKGNPILE